One segment of Paenibacillus rhizovicinus DNA contains the following:
- a CDS encoding alpha/beta fold hydrolase, with the protein MTLDVRERNNIKVFGSGSQTIVFAHGFGCDQEMWRLVAPSFEEHYRVVLFDYVGSGKSRLGDYDSDKYNDLQGYAQDVLDVMETLELRNAVFVGHSVSGMIGMLASIREPHYFERLVMLGPSPRYMNDLPDYYGGFDKRDIEELLTMMQMNFVGWASYLAPIVMQNAERKELAEELEQTFCSRDPHIARQFAEVTFMSDSRDSLSQAEVPTLILQCADDSISPAEVGEYLHARLKNSRLEQMTARGHYPQLSHPEETSRLIKAYLTGA; encoded by the coding sequence ATGACGCTCGATGTGCGGGAACGCAATAATATCAAGGTGTTCGGCTCGGGCAGCCAAACGATCGTATTCGCGCATGGCTTCGGCTGCGATCAGGAGATGTGGCGGCTGGTGGCGCCTAGCTTCGAAGAACACTACCGGGTCGTACTGTTCGATTACGTCGGCTCCGGCAAATCCCGGCTCGGTGATTACGATTCCGACAAATATAACGATTTGCAAGGTTACGCGCAGGACGTGCTGGATGTCATGGAGACGCTGGAGCTGCGAAACGCCGTCTTCGTCGGGCATTCCGTGAGCGGGATGATCGGCATGCTGGCTTCTATTCGAGAGCCGCATTATTTCGAACGTCTCGTCATGCTGGGGCCATCCCCGCGTTATATGAATGACCTGCCGGACTATTACGGCGGCTTCGACAAGCGCGATATCGAGGAATTGCTCACGATGATGCAAATGAATTTCGTCGGCTGGGCCAGCTATCTGGCGCCGATCGTCATGCAGAACGCGGAACGGAAGGAGCTGGCGGAAGAGCTGGAACAAACCTTTTGCTCCCGGGATCCGCATATCGCGCGGCAGTTCGCGGAAGTGACCTTCATGTCGGATAGCCGCGACAGTCTTTCGCAGGCCGAGGTGCCGACCCTTATTCTGCAATGCGCGGACGACAGCATCTCTCCGGCGGAGGTCGGCGAATACTTGCACGCCCGCTTGAAGAACAGCAGGCTGGAGCAGATGACGGCCCGGGGCCATTATCCGCAGCTGAGCCATCCGGAAGAAACCTCCCGTTTAATCAAAGCATATTTGACCGGCGCTTGA
- a CDS encoding aldo/keto reductase: MKKNALGQSGLLVGEIGLGCMSLGTEEREAVAIIHEALERGVNLLDTADLYDSGRNEELVGIAIRGRREGVVLATKVGNRRVPGQTGWTWDASKAYILSAVKESLRRLGTDYIDLYQLHGGTLDDPIDETIEAFEQLKQEGFIRAYGISSIRPNVIREYVERSGIASVMSPYSIVDRRGEEAVYPLLREQGIGVIARGPLASGALAANREPSKAVADYELEELAALRGQLQQLTSAERNLTQLAIRYSLGHPAVATVIPGARTREQLLQNIAAADAPALSEEEAALVRRVSKANRYALHR, encoded by the coding sequence ATGAAAAAGAATGCACTCGGTCAATCCGGGCTGCTTGTCGGCGAGATCGGGCTTGGCTGCATGTCGCTGGGAACGGAGGAGCGGGAGGCGGTCGCGATCATTCACGAGGCGCTCGAGCGGGGCGTCAATTTGCTCGATACCGCCGATCTCTATGACAGCGGGCGCAACGAGGAACTCGTCGGCATCGCAATCCGGGGGCGGCGCGAGGGGGTCGTGCTGGCCACGAAAGTCGGCAATCGGCGAGTTCCCGGGCAAACGGGCTGGACGTGGGATGCGTCCAAGGCGTACATCCTATCGGCCGTGAAAGAAAGTTTGCGCCGGCTTGGCACGGACTACATCGACCTGTATCAGCTGCATGGCGGTACGCTGGACGATCCGATCGACGAGACGATCGAGGCGTTCGAGCAATTGAAACAGGAGGGGTTCATTCGCGCGTACGGCATCTCTTCGATTCGTCCGAACGTGATTCGGGAGTATGTCGAGCGGTCCGGCATTGCAAGCGTCATGAGTCCGTACAGCATCGTGGACCGGCGCGGGGAAGAAGCGGTGTACCCGCTGCTTCGGGAGCAAGGAATCGGCGTCATCGCAAGAGGACCCTTGGCAAGCGGAGCGTTGGCGGCCAATAGGGAACCGTCCAAAGCGGTAGCGGACTACGAGCTGGAGGAGCTTGCGGCGCTTCGCGGACAGCTGCAGCAGCTGACAAGCGCCGAGCGTAACTTAACGCAGCTTGCGATCCGCTACTCGCTCGGCCATCCGGCCGTTGCGACCGTCATTCCCGGGGCGCGCACGCGCGAGCAGCTGCTGCAGAACATCGCGGCCGCGGACGCGCCGGCGTTGTCGGAAGAGGAGGCGGCACTCGTCCGCCGCGTGAGCAAAGCGAACAGGTACGCGCTGCACCGCTAG
- a CDS encoding phytanoyl-CoA dioxygenase family protein, whose amino-acid sequence MEPSTKETFEQQGYVILKQLYTPEEADALKAEAAAIMARHAVDKSGVFLGLTAESPLFKEAARAPELARVLKAIIGSSVMFMNDKLVFKNASTDFGSPWHQDYSYWHGSHKLSVWIALDDADAANGCLRVLPGSHVSAASHDGEVADDNGFIYRLDETDIDASRIVDFPAAKGDAIVFHDLLLHASYPNRSGTDRWALISTYKDGTQPDPEYGWAEAAFELE is encoded by the coding sequence TTGGAGCCATCCACGAAAGAAACGTTCGAGCAGCAAGGGTACGTCATTCTGAAGCAGCTTTACACACCGGAGGAAGCAGACGCGCTGAAAGCCGAGGCGGCTGCAATCATGGCAAGGCATGCCGTCGACAAGAGCGGCGTGTTTCTCGGATTGACCGCGGAAAGTCCGTTGTTCAAGGAAGCGGCGCGGGCACCGGAGCTGGCACGGGTATTGAAAGCCATCATCGGGTCGTCCGTCATGTTCATGAACGACAAGCTCGTCTTCAAGAACGCGAGCACGGATTTCGGATCGCCCTGGCATCAAGATTATTCGTATTGGCATGGAAGTCATAAGCTGTCGGTATGGATCGCGCTGGACGATGCCGACGCAGCCAATGGCTGCCTGCGCGTTCTTCCCGGCTCCCATGTGTCGGCCGCCAGCCACGACGGGGAAGTCGCGGACGACAACGGCTTCATCTACCGTCTAGATGAAACGGATATCGATGCGTCGCGCATCGTCGATTTCCCGGCTGCCAAGGGTGACGCTATCGTCTTCCACGACTTGCTGCTTCATGCCTCCTATCCGAACCGTTCCGGCACCGACCGCTGGGCGCTGATTTCCACGTACAAGGACGGCACCCAGCCGGATCCCGAGTACGGATGGGCCGAGGCTGCTTTCGAATTGGAATAG
- a CDS encoding iron-hydroxamate ABC transporter substrate-binding protein: MKRTLLIPVILAMAVVLGACVNKATNNAANNTAANTATNGAANGATSNGAAAQNDNAASEEASGTITYASETGDVQVPANPQRIVALTNAPNVISLGGKLVGVDEWTNKNPLFTDKLAGVQVVSDSDLEKIVELDPDLIIGSPDSKNLAKLKEIAPTVVYTWGKLDYLNQQLEIGKLLNKEKEAQAWMDDFKQRANAIGKEVKAKIGENATVSVFETDSRSFYVFGDAWARGTEVLYQTMGLKMPEKVKADTLSEGYHTLSSEVLSQYAGDWIVLSRSTAADNSFMNTDSWKNIPAVKNNHVIVIDTEASTYSDPTTLEYLLNIFKEAFLGSK, encoded by the coding sequence ATGAAGAGAACGTTATTGATTCCGGTTATTTTGGCGATGGCGGTTGTATTGGGCGCTTGCGTCAACAAGGCGACGAACAACGCCGCGAACAACACGGCAGCGAACACCGCGACTAACGGCGCAGCGAACGGTGCGACGAGCAACGGCGCGGCAGCGCAGAACGACAATGCCGCTTCCGAAGAAGCATCCGGCACGATTACGTACGCCTCCGAGACCGGAGACGTTCAAGTTCCGGCAAACCCGCAGCGTATCGTCGCGCTGACGAATGCGCCGAATGTCATCTCGCTGGGCGGCAAGCTGGTCGGGGTGGACGAATGGACGAATAAGAACCCGCTGTTTACGGATAAACTCGCCGGCGTCCAAGTCGTATCGGACAGCGATCTGGAGAAGATCGTCGAGCTGGACCCGGACTTGATCATCGGCAGCCCGGATTCGAAGAATCTCGCTAAGCTCAAAGAGATCGCTCCTACTGTCGTTTATACATGGGGCAAGCTGGACTACTTGAATCAGCAGCTGGAAATCGGCAAATTGCTGAACAAAGAGAAGGAAGCGCAGGCGTGGATGGATGATTTCAAACAGCGCGCGAATGCGATTGGCAAGGAAGTGAAAGCGAAGATCGGCGAGAACGCAACCGTGTCGGTGTTCGAGACCGATTCCAGGAGCTTCTACGTCTTCGGCGACGCCTGGGCGCGCGGTACGGAAGTGCTGTATCAGACGATGGGTCTGAAAATGCCGGAGAAGGTCAAAGCGGATACGCTGAGCGAGGGCTATCATACGCTTTCGTCCGAAGTGCTCTCCCAATATGCCGGCGATTGGATCGTGCTCAGCAGAAGCACGGCAGCCGACAATTCGTTCATGAATACGGACTCGTGGAAGAACATTCCGGCCGTTAAGAACAACCATGTGATCGTGATCGATACCGAGGCATCGACCTATAGCGATCCAACTACGCTCGAATACCTGTTGAATATTTTCAAGGAAGCTTTCCTTGGCAGCAAATAA
- a CDS encoding D-2-hydroxyacid dehydrogenase: protein MRKMLCLDMFTAEQQAAIRQAVPQDVSVVFGRASELEDRQYQEAEIIFGWNAKVKETAMREDAKLRWVQSWSSGIDNLPLDMLESRGILLTDASGVHARSVSETAVAMMLGLSRGIASAVRNQRTGLWESPKTLAEMNGGTVAIVGAGEIGREVARLARAFEMRVVAVRRSGGSMPEADAVYDMSRLDDALREADYVVNILPLTKETRHVFHAERFAAMKSSAYFINVGRGATVRTEDLVEALDKGVIAGAGLDVFEQEPLPADHPLWAMPNVIMTPHNAGGLTVRNTERLVKLFVSNVGIYLSGDASNLRNLVDYRKKY, encoded by the coding sequence ATGAGAAAGATGCTATGTTTAGACATGTTCACGGCGGAACAGCAGGCTGCTATTCGGCAGGCCGTACCGCAGGATGTATCGGTCGTGTTCGGCCGGGCGTCGGAGCTGGAGGATCGACAATATCAGGAAGCGGAAATTATTTTCGGCTGGAACGCGAAGGTGAAAGAAACGGCGATGCGGGAGGACGCCAAGCTGCGCTGGGTGCAAAGCTGGTCGTCCGGGATCGATAATTTGCCGCTGGACATGCTGGAGTCACGCGGAATCCTGCTGACCGATGCCAGCGGGGTACATGCCCGTTCGGTATCCGAGACGGCCGTCGCCATGATGCTCGGGCTGTCGCGCGGCATTGCCTCCGCGGTTCGCAATCAGCGGACAGGCCTATGGGAGAGCCCGAAGACGCTGGCCGAGATGAATGGCGGCACGGTCGCGATCGTCGGCGCCGGGGAGATCGGCCGCGAGGTGGCGAGGCTCGCGCGCGCGTTCGAGATGCGCGTCGTCGCCGTCCGCCGTTCGGGCGGCTCCATGCCCGAAGCGGACGCCGTCTACGACATGTCCCGGCTTGACGATGCGCTCCGAGAGGCCGACTATGTCGTGAACATTCTGCCGCTCACGAAGGAGACGAGGCATGTGTTCCATGCCGAGCGGTTCGCCGCCATGAAGAGCAGCGCGTATTTCATTAACGTCGGGCGCGGCGCCACCGTGCGGACGGAAGATTTGGTCGAAGCGCTGGATAAGGGCGTGATCGCAGGCGCCGGACTCGACGTGTTCGAGCAGGAGCCGCTTCCCGCCGACCACCCGCTGTGGGCGATGCCGAACGTGATTATGACGCCGCATAACGCCGGCGGGTTGACCGTTCGCAATACGGAGCGGCTCGTGAAGCTGTTCGTCTCGAATGTGGGGATTTACTTGTCCGGGGACGCATCCAATCTGCGGAATTTGGTGGACTATCGGAAGAAGTATTAA
- a CDS encoding malate:quinone oxidoreductase, translated as MSNLETKTDVILIGAGIMSATLGSLLKELAPSWEITVLERRATAGEESSNEWNNAGTGHSALCELNYTVEKPDGSIDISKAIKVNEEFQVSRQFWSYLVNSNLISNPRDFIVPVPHMSFVQGEKDVKFLRKRFEALSGNPLFHGMEYTEDPEKLKEWVPLMMKDRAINGPMAATRSESGTDVNFGALTRMMFDHLKTKNVDIKYNQNVDDIKRTSDGSWELKVRNLANGTVERRTAKFVFIGGGGGSLHLLQKSGISEGKGVGGFPVSGLFMVCQDPAIVAQHRAKVYGQAPVGAPPMSVPHLDTRVIDNKESLLFGPFAGFSPKFLKYGSMFDLITSVKPHNLVTMMAAGVKNMPLTTYLIKQVMLSKEKRMEALRDFVPNAKSEDWNILVAGQRVQIIKDTAAGKGTLQFGTEVISAADGSIAALLGASPGASTAVSVMLEVIRKCFPQHIKFWEPKIIDMIPSYGMSLLKNPELIQENHIATTRSLGLGDDESNGDGHGDNSSADNARRTVS; from the coding sequence ATGAGCAATCTAGAGACGAAGACAGATGTTATCTTAATCGGCGCCGGCATCATGAGCGCTACGCTCGGATCATTACTGAAGGAACTAGCGCCGAGCTGGGAAATCACCGTGCTGGAGCGACGCGCGACGGCAGGCGAAGAGAGTTCCAACGAGTGGAACAACGCGGGAACGGGACACTCTGCATTATGCGAGCTTAACTACACCGTTGAGAAACCGGACGGATCCATAGATATCAGCAAAGCGATCAAAGTCAACGAAGAATTCCAAGTATCGAGGCAGTTCTGGTCTTATCTGGTCAACAGCAATCTGATTTCCAATCCGCGCGACTTCATCGTGCCCGTGCCTCATATGAGCTTCGTGCAAGGGGAGAAGGACGTCAAGTTCCTGCGGAAACGGTTCGAGGCGTTGTCGGGCAATCCGTTGTTCCACGGGATGGAATATACCGAAGATCCGGAGAAGCTGAAGGAATGGGTTCCGCTGATGATGAAGGACCGCGCGATCAACGGCCCGATGGCGGCAACGAGAAGCGAATCCGGAACGGATGTCAACTTCGGCGCATTGACGCGCATGATGTTCGACCACTTGAAGACGAAGAACGTCGACATTAAATACAATCAAAACGTAGATGATATTAAACGTACCAGCGACGGCTCCTGGGAACTGAAAGTCCGCAATCTCGCGAACGGTACCGTAGAACGTCGCACGGCGAAGTTCGTATTCATCGGCGGCGGCGGCGGAAGTCTGCATTTGCTGCAGAAATCCGGCATTTCCGAGGGGAAAGGCGTCGGCGGTTTCCCGGTAAGCGGACTGTTCATGGTGTGTCAGGACCCGGCTATCGTTGCGCAGCATCGCGCGAAAGTATACGGTCAAGCACCGGTCGGCGCGCCTCCGATGTCCGTGCCGCATCTGGACACCCGGGTAATCGACAACAAGGAATCGCTGCTCTTCGGGCCGTTTGCCGGCTTCTCGCCGAAGTTCCTGAAGTACGGTTCCATGTTCGATCTGATCACTTCCGTCAAACCGCATAATCTCGTCACGATGATGGCCGCCGGCGTGAAGAACATGCCGCTGACGACCTACCTGATCAAACAGGTCATGCTGTCGAAAGAAAAGCGCATGGAAGCGTTGCGGGACTTTGTTCCGAATGCCAAGAGCGAGGATTGGAATATTCTCGTAGCCGGCCAGCGCGTGCAAATTATCAAAGATACGGCTGCAGGCAAAGGAACGCTGCAATTCGGCACGGAAGTCATCAGCGCAGCGGACGGCTCGATCGCCGCGTTGCTCGGCGCTTCTCCGGGCGCTTCCACCGCCGTTTCCGTCATGCTGGAAGTCATCCGAAAATGCTTCCCGCAGCATATTAAATTCTGGGAGCCTAAGATCATCGACATGATTCCTTCTTACGGCATGTCGCTGTTGAAGAATCCGGAGCTTATCCAAGAAAACCATATCGCAACGACGCGTTCGCTTGGTCTAGGCGACGACGAGTCCAACGGAGATGGCCACGGCGATAATTCGTCGGCGGACAACGCACGCCGGACCGTATCCTAA
- a CDS encoding ABC-F family ATP-binding cassette domain-containing protein: MSVIRLENVTKKYEDALIFREIYFRVAQGERIGLIGRNGAGKSTVFKLIMGKEEPTSGKVEVDPQVKIGYFSQFSELSGSLSVQQELEMCFEQVALIERELQQVGEQLGTVDNDGEMERLLARQAELFEQMEHLDGWNVSVEINTVLTKLGFNDRSRHQPIDELSGGWRNRAALAKMLIELPDVVLLDEPTNYLDIEGIAWLEQWLYRFKGAMILVSHDRQFIDKVVTKTIEIENYHFQEYEGNYTDYIRKKKMRKKELDRQFEWEEELLLMEAEAIDTRASRKSSKDRLSRKLADNKKRIEPHPVNVLITDIYERLRFPDKLCEVKGIGQTYEGRQIFRNVSFDIQKEDRLVITGPNGSGKSTLIKALTGQEKPESGTVIWERGVEYAYFNRMWEELDPKDTVSHAVNTYGLGLDAPRKKVNKFLSMLQFSEADLSKFIGNLSGGQKARVALAKCLLSGAAVIILDEPTNHLDLTSIQVMEQALIHFPGAVVTVSHDRFFIDKIGTKMLTFDPENGVSEQNL, from the coding sequence ATGAGCGTAATTCGGCTAGAGAACGTCACGAAGAAATATGAGGACGCCCTGATCTTCCGCGAAATTTATTTTCGCGTAGCGCAAGGGGAACGAATCGGCCTGATCGGACGAAACGGCGCCGGCAAATCGACGGTGTTCAAGCTTATCATGGGCAAGGAAGAACCGACGTCGGGTAAAGTGGAGGTCGACCCGCAGGTGAAGATCGGCTACTTCTCCCAGTTCTCCGAGCTGAGCGGGAGCTTGTCGGTCCAGCAAGAGCTGGAGATGTGCTTCGAGCAGGTCGCGCTGATCGAACGGGAGCTGCAGCAGGTCGGAGAGCAGCTGGGCACTGTCGATAACGACGGCGAAATGGAGCGGCTGCTCGCGAGGCAGGCGGAGTTGTTCGAGCAGATGGAACACTTGGACGGCTGGAACGTCTCCGTCGAGATCAACACGGTGCTGACGAAGCTCGGCTTCAACGACCGGTCGCGCCATCAGCCGATCGACGAGCTGTCGGGAGGCTGGCGTAACCGCGCCGCGCTGGCGAAAATGCTGATCGAGCTGCCCGACGTGGTCCTGCTCGACGAGCCGACGAACTATTTGGATATCGAAGGCATCGCTTGGCTGGAGCAGTGGCTGTACCGATTCAAAGGCGCCATGATTCTGGTCTCGCATGACCGGCAGTTTATCGACAAAGTCGTGACCAAGACGATCGAGATCGAGAACTATCACTTCCAGGAGTACGAGGGGAATTACACCGATTACATCCGCAAGAAGAAAATGCGCAAGAAGGAGCTGGACCGCCAGTTCGAGTGGGAGGAAGAACTGCTTCTCATGGAGGCGGAGGCGATCGACACCCGCGCGAGCCGCAAGTCGTCCAAAGACCGGCTGTCCCGCAAGCTGGCCGACAACAAGAAGCGGATCGAGCCGCACCCGGTCAATGTGCTGATCACGGATATTTACGAACGGCTGCGGTTTCCGGACAAGCTGTGCGAAGTGAAAGGAATCGGGCAGACGTACGAGGGCCGGCAGATCTTCCGGAACGTCAGCTTCGACATCCAGAAGGAAGACCGTCTGGTCATCACGGGGCCGAACGGAAGCGGGAAGTCCACGCTCATCAAGGCGTTAACGGGTCAGGAGAAGCCCGAATCCGGCACGGTCATCTGGGAGAGAGGCGTCGAGTACGCGTACTTTAACCGGATGTGGGAAGAGCTCGATCCGAAGGATACCGTCAGCCATGCGGTCAATACGTACGGGCTCGGGCTGGATGCGCCGCGTAAGAAGGTGAACAAGTTCCTGTCCATGCTTCAATTCTCGGAGGCGGATTTAAGCAAATTCATCGGCAATCTGTCCGGCGGCCAGAAGGCGCGGGTAGCGCTGGCGAAATGCCTCCTCTCGGGAGCGGCCGTCATTATTCTGGACGAGCCGACGAACCATCTGGACCTGACGAGCATCCAGGTGATGGAACAGGCGCTCATTCATTTTCCCGGCGCGGTCGTGACGGTCAGCCATGACCGGTTCTTTATCGATAAGATCGGCACGAAGATGCTGACCTTCGACCCGGAGAACGGCGTTAGCGAGCAAAATCTATAG
- a CDS encoding glycosyl hydrolase: MRTNSAIIVQAEEGRLTGLEIVSETPGFSGSGYVQGSSKDGDRVEVDIQVPEDGFYDLNVRYSVTDGYRRNVILIDGNSYGEVISHATEGFVTERQCTVYLQAGAHTLALLKSWGEGVDVDSFQLTDAEAPVLGREPRPLINPNASAETVALWNYLNSLFGKHIVTGQHTASSFSPAKEFTYIRNVTGKQPAIRGFDLLSYSHATETADPTDHKLLEIEENKGSVETAIEWTTVHNGIVTMTWHWYAPTGGKDKTFYTKNTDFILPLALKPGTKEHELLLADMDYVAEQLKKLRDRNVPVLWRPLHEADGAWFWWGAFGAEPCKQLWRLMYDRFTNLHQLNNLIWVWNSSVAEWYPGEGETDIDSCDIYAPSGNYGPLRKPYEHVDALAGGKKLVALGENGSIPDPDLLQAGRTAWLWYMTWGEGFVTEGKSTTDEQLKKVYSHPYCITLDRLPDWRHFGQA, translated from the coding sequence TTGAGGACAAACAGCGCAATCATCGTGCAAGCCGAAGAAGGCCGATTAACCGGACTTGAAATCGTTTCCGAAACGCCGGGATTTTCCGGAAGCGGTTACGTACAAGGTTCCAGCAAGGACGGAGACCGGGTCGAAGTGGACATTCAGGTTCCGGAGGATGGCTTCTATGATCTGAACGTTCGCTACTCCGTGACCGACGGCTACCGCAGGAACGTCATTCTGATCGATGGAAACAGCTACGGCGAAGTAATTTCCCACGCCACGGAAGGCTTCGTAACCGAACGCCAATGCACCGTTTACCTCCAAGCAGGCGCACATACGCTGGCGCTGTTGAAGTCTTGGGGAGAGGGCGTCGATGTGGACAGCTTTCAGCTGACCGATGCCGAGGCGCCCGTGCTCGGCCGCGAACCGCGTCCGCTCATTAACCCGAACGCGTCGGCGGAAACGGTCGCGCTCTGGAACTACTTGAACAGCTTGTTCGGGAAACACATCGTTACCGGCCAGCATACGGCTTCGTCGTTCTCCCCCGCGAAGGAATTTACATATATTCGCAACGTAACAGGCAAGCAGCCGGCTATTCGCGGCTTTGATCTGCTCAGCTATTCGCACGCGACCGAAACCGCCGATCCGACAGACCACAAGCTGCTCGAAATCGAGGAAAACAAAGGCTCCGTCGAGACGGCGATCGAGTGGACGACGGTCCATAATGGCATCGTTACCATGACGTGGCACTGGTACGCGCCTACGGGCGGCAAGGACAAGACCTTTTATACGAAGAACACCGATTTCATTCTCCCGCTGGCGCTTAAGCCGGGGACGAAGGAACACGAGCTGCTGCTCGCGGACATGGATTACGTCGCGGAGCAGTTGAAGAAGCTGCGCGACCGGAACGTGCCCGTGCTGTGGCGGCCGCTGCACGAAGCGGACGGCGCGTGGTTCTGGTGGGGCGCGTTCGGCGCAGAGCCGTGCAAGCAATTGTGGCGTCTCATGTACGACCGTTTCACCAATTTGCATCAGCTGAACAACCTGATCTGGGTCTGGAACTCCTCGGTCGCGGAGTGGTACCCGGGCGAAGGCGAGACCGATATCGACAGCTGCGACATTTACGCGCCATCCGGCAACTACGGTCCGTTGCGCAAGCCCTACGAGCACGTCGATGCGCTGGCCGGAGGCAAGAAGCTGGTTGCTCTCGGCGAGAACGGCTCGATTCCCGATCCGGATCTGCTCCAGGCGGGCCGCACCGCTTGGCTGTGGTATATGACGTGGGGCGAAGGCTTCGTGACCGAGGGTAAATCGACGACGGATGAGCAGCTGAAGAAGGTTTACAGCCATCCCTACTGCATCACGCTTGACCGTCTGCCGGATTGGAGACATTTCGGACAGGCATAA
- a CDS encoding transporter: MAFMPPTGPQGAQSPPSSPPPQAVPPKPLSASTLAVDPGAISRCMFRMTYIWPRSGAGFWFFPTFVGRTSVAGFRWNGFFWMFTGIDLQRIDAFTCV; the protein is encoded by the coding sequence ATGGCTTTCATGCCTCCAACCGGACCGCAAGGCGCGCAGTCGCCTCCGTCCTCGCCGCCGCCGCAAGCGGTTCCCCCGAAGCCGCTTAGCGCGTCGACGCTTGCCGTCGATCCGGGCGCCATTTCGCGCTGCATGTTCCGCATGACGTACATTTGGCCGCGCAGCGGAGCCGGCTTCTGGTTCTTCCCGACCTTCGTCGGCCGGACGTCCGTCGCGGGCTTCCGGTGGAACGGCTTCTTCTGGATGTTCACCGGCATCGACCTGCAGCGGATTGACGCGTTTACTTGCGTCTGA